In Bifidobacterium sp. ESL0775, the following are encoded in one genomic region:
- a CDS encoding LacI family DNA-binding transcriptional regulator, whose translation MATDIREVARAAGVSISTVSRTFTKPELVAPRTRTKVTQAAEKLGFHISRSAAALKSGQTMRIALLTSDGVSTWFDAHAFAGLDSVFHPAGYDISVFRMTTTAERREFFMDLPVRRNVDAVIVDSFDIDPEEVSRLKTMHVPIVGINVPSPVGFDATVGIDDKGAMHTAVDHLAALGHRDIGYIGEYSHRQLHYSAESRLQGFRDACAQHGDVRPQVLLFDAGPQFCDQAINAILTSRPRLTAVCFIKDETALPILYRLHRYGREVPRDLSAIGFDDIELASAIGLTTLHQDPFEIGAEAARKTLSAMDNKAEDTTASLADAGQSEDRASGTATAKQDQGEDSHQEPPADEAVKAAEAASGWPSPESSDGNPYQVFPVQLMLRDTTAPLAAADAAEASPDELRRERTSSVAPVSPKASSFAYVPTPAYRGRA comes from the coding sequence ATGGCAACAGACATCAGGGAGGTCGCGCGGGCGGCGGGGGTCTCGATCTCCACCGTCTCCCGCACATTTACCAAGCCGGAGCTCGTCGCGCCTCGGACGCGCACGAAAGTGACGCAGGCCGCCGAAAAACTCGGATTCCATATCTCACGTTCCGCGGCGGCGCTCAAAAGCGGGCAGACCATGCGCATCGCCTTGCTTACCAGCGACGGGGTGTCGACGTGGTTCGACGCGCACGCTTTCGCCGGCCTCGATTCGGTCTTCCACCCGGCAGGATACGACATCTCGGTGTTCAGGATGACCACCACAGCCGAGCGCCGCGAGTTCTTCATGGACCTGCCGGTGCGCCGCAATGTGGACGCCGTCATCGTCGATTCCTTCGACATCGACCCGGAGGAGGTCTCGCGCCTCAAAACCATGCACGTGCCGATCGTGGGCATCAACGTGCCCTCACCGGTCGGCTTCGACGCCACCGTCGGCATCGACGACAAGGGCGCCATGCACACCGCCGTCGACCATCTGGCGGCACTCGGGCACCGCGACATCGGTTACATCGGTGAATACAGCCACCGGCAGTTGCATTACAGCGCGGAGTCGCGCCTGCAGGGGTTTCGCGACGCCTGCGCACAGCATGGCGACGTGCGCCCGCAGGTCCTGCTCTTCGATGCCGGCCCGCAATTCTGCGACCAGGCCATCAACGCGATTCTGACCTCGCGGCCGCGGCTCACGGCGGTCTGCTTCATCAAGGACGAGACGGCGCTGCCGATACTCTACCGGCTGCACCGCTATGGCCGCGAGGTCCCGCGCGACCTGTCCGCCATCGGGTTCGACGACATCGAGCTCGCCTCCGCGATCGGCTTGACCACACTGCACCAAGACCCCTTCGAAATCGGCGCCGAAGCGGCCCGTAAGACCTTGTCGGCCATGGACAACAAGGCGGAGGACACGACGGCAAGCCTTGCGGACGCAGGCCAATCCGAAGATCGCGCATCGGGCACCGCCACCGCGAAACAGGACCAAGGCGAAGACAGCCATCAGGAACCTCCGGCAGACGAGGCAGTCAAAGCAGCCGAGGCAGCCAGCGGCTGGCCATCCCCCGAATCATCTGACGGGAATCCTTATCAGGTCTTCCCGGTGCAACTCATGCTGCGCGACACCACGGCACCGCTGGCCGCAGCGGACGCGGCGGAAGCATCCCCGGATGAGCTGCGACGCGAACGCACCTCCTCGGTCGCTCCGGTTTCGCCGAAGGCTTCATCCTTCGCCTATGTGCCCACTCCCGCCTACCGCGGCAGGGCGTAA
- a CDS encoding glycoside hydrolase family 13 protein, producing MTANNTRDDWWKQAVVYQIYPRSFKDVNGDGLGDIAGITEKMDYLKGLGLDAVWLSPFYPSELADGGYDVIDYRNVDPRLGTMDDFDQMVAAAHKAGLKIIVDIVPNHTSDKHRFFQEALKAGRGSAARDRYIFREGRGKNGELPPNDWQSLFGGPAWKRVDDGQWYFHIFAAEQPDVNWKNPDIHEEFKKTFRFWSDHGVDGFRIDVAHGLAKDFDSESLEKLGAEFSVQAQENRDGRSPMWDRPEVHDIYKEWRQVFNEYNPPRFAVAEAWVIPEHQYLYASMDELGQVFNFEFAKANWTVDDMRAAITEGLDSASRTNGSTSTWVMSNHDLPRVPTRYGLPQVASSDKHQLAKDWLLRDGKTYFENRELGTRRARAAVLMEMGLPGSVYVYQGEELGLFEVPNIPWNRLEDPNATRTSQSATDKGRDGCRVPLPWTAGDEPKPASWDKDFGEGASFGFSPATKADGTPSEAPHLPQPLWFKDFAADKEANDPTSMLTLYRSAMKDRAELLTATGDYESFDWLDLGDDVIAYTRPATYQGSAATFTSVTNFGAAPVALPKGRILLTSAKLAADGGLPQDASAWLLLDK from the coding sequence ATGACCGCTAACAACACACGCGACGACTGGTGGAAGCAAGCCGTCGTCTATCAGATCTACCCACGCAGCTTCAAGGACGTGAACGGAGACGGGCTCGGCGACATCGCGGGCATCACCGAGAAGATGGACTACCTCAAGGGCCTGGGCCTGGACGCAGTCTGGCTCTCGCCGTTCTACCCCTCCGAGCTGGCCGACGGCGGTTACGACGTCATCGATTACCGCAACGTCGACCCGCGGCTGGGGACAATGGACGACTTCGACCAGATGGTCGCCGCCGCGCACAAGGCCGGCCTTAAGATCATCGTCGACATCGTGCCGAACCACACCTCCGACAAGCACCGCTTCTTCCAGGAGGCGCTCAAGGCCGGGCGCGGATCGGCCGCACGCGACCGCTACATCTTCCGCGAGGGGCGCGGCAAGAACGGCGAGCTGCCGCCGAACGACTGGCAGTCGCTCTTCGGCGGCCCGGCCTGGAAGCGCGTCGACGACGGCCAGTGGTATTTCCACATCTTCGCCGCCGAGCAGCCTGACGTCAACTGGAAGAACCCGGACATCCACGAGGAGTTCAAGAAGACGTTCCGCTTCTGGAGCGACCACGGCGTCGACGGATTCCGCATCGATGTGGCGCACGGCCTGGCCAAGGACTTCGATTCCGAATCGCTGGAGAAGCTGGGCGCGGAGTTCAGTGTGCAGGCCCAGGAGAATCGCGACGGCCGCAGCCCGATGTGGGACCGCCCGGAGGTCCACGACATCTACAAGGAATGGCGCCAGGTCTTCAACGAGTACAATCCGCCGCGTTTCGCGGTGGCCGAGGCTTGGGTGATCCCCGAGCACCAGTACCTTTACGCCTCCATGGACGAGCTCGGGCAGGTCTTCAACTTCGAGTTCGCCAAGGCCAACTGGACCGTCGACGACATGCGCGCCGCCATCACCGAGGGGCTCGATTCCGCGTCGCGCACCAACGGCTCCACCTCCACTTGGGTGATGAGCAACCACGACCTTCCGCGTGTCCCCACGCGCTATGGCCTGCCGCAGGTTGCCTCGAGCGACAAGCACCAGCTCGCCAAGGACTGGCTGCTGCGCGACGGCAAGACCTATTTCGAAAACCGCGAGTTGGGCACCCGTCGCGCCCGCGCCGCGGTGTTGATGGAAATGGGCCTGCCCGGTTCCGTCTACGTCTATCAGGGCGAGGAGCTCGGGCTCTTCGAGGTGCCGAATATCCCGTGGAACCGTCTTGAGGATCCGAACGCGACGCGTACCAGCCAAAGTGCCACCGACAAGGGCCGCGACGGCTGCCGTGTGCCGCTGCCGTGGACCGCGGGCGATGAGCCGAAGCCGGCTTCCTGGGACAAGGACTTCGGCGAGGGCGCCTCGTTCGGCTTCTCGCCGGCGACCAAGGCCGATGGCACGCCCTCCGAGGCGCCACACCTGCCGCAGCCCTTGTGGTTCAAGGACTTCGCGGCCGACAAGGAGGCCAACGACCCCACTTCGATGCTGACGCTTTACCGTTCGGCAATGAAGGACCGTGCCGAGCTGCTGACCGCCACCGGCGATTATGAGAGCTTCGATTGGCTCGACTTGGGCGACGACGTCATCGCCTACACGCGCCCGGCCACCTATCAGGGCTCAGCCGCCACATTCACCAGCGTCACCAACTTCGGCGCCGCCCCGGTGGCCCTGCCCAAGGGCCGCATCCTGCTCACCTCGGCCAAGCTTGCGGCCGACGGCGGCTTGCCGCAAGACGCGAGCGCCTGGCTCCTGCTCGACAAGTAA
- a CDS encoding aldo/keto reductase, translating into MKYSELGTSGVKASRTALGAMRIRSKTRDEAKEIVRTALDGGINFFDTADCYGAGESTRRLGQALKDVGVDRGSIYVQTKFGIYRDPASDDITRYNFSKGHLVAALDSELKNLQTDYVDFVLLHRPDTLVELDELAEAFNELQTSGKVRHFGVSNVNPMQVELLQSALDQKLEVNQLQFGLGHTGMVRQEFHVNMDDAPSIDHDGGLISYSRLKKMTIQAWSPFQFGFFGGVFIDNPKYPELNKTLQRVADAHGVSKNAIAVAWILRHPAKMQVLLGSMTPSRLREMMAGADVEISAQEWYDLYVAAGNDLP; encoded by the coding sequence ATGAAATACAGCGAACTCGGAACATCGGGCGTGAAAGCCTCGCGCACGGCCCTCGGCGCGATGCGCATCCGCAGCAAGACCCGGGACGAGGCGAAGGAAATCGTGCGTACCGCGTTGGACGGTGGCATCAACTTCTTTGACACCGCCGATTGCTACGGCGCCGGCGAGAGCACCAGGCGGCTTGGCCAGGCGCTCAAGGACGTGGGCGTGGACCGCGGCTCGATCTATGTCCAGACGAAATTCGGCATCTACCGCGACCCGGCGAGCGACGACATCACGCGTTACAACTTCTCGAAGGGCCATCTTGTTGCCGCGCTCGACAGCGAGCTGAAGAACCTGCAGACCGATTACGTCGATTTCGTGCTCCTGCACCGCCCCGATACACTCGTCGAGCTCGATGAGCTGGCCGAGGCGTTCAACGAGCTGCAAACCAGTGGCAAGGTGCGTCATTTCGGAGTGAGCAACGTGAACCCGATGCAGGTCGAGCTGTTGCAGAGCGCGCTGGACCAGAAGCTCGAGGTCAACCAGCTGCAGTTCGGGCTGGGCCACACCGGCATGGTGCGGCAGGAGTTTCACGTCAATATGGATGACGCCCCGAGCATCGACCATGACGGCGGGCTGATCAGCTACTCGCGTCTCAAGAAGATGACCATTCAGGCGTGGAGCCCGTTCCAGTTCGGCTTCTTCGGGGGCGTGTTCATCGACAACCCGAAGTACCCCGAGCTCAACAAAACATTGCAACGTGTCGCCGATGCGCACGGAGTCAGCAAGAACGCGATCGCCGTGGCGTGGATTCTTCGTCACCCCGCCAAGATGCAGGTGCTGCTGGGCTCAATGACACCGAGCCGCTTGAGGGAGATGATGGCTGGCGCGGACGTCGAAATCAGCGCCCAGGAGTGGTACGACCTTTACGTCGCCGCTGGCAACGATCTGCCGTAA
- a CDS encoding sugar ABC transporter permease: MITMTGRAIRRWWPLFVFPTLAAFLMGFIVPLIAGIYLSFTKFTTITDAVWVGFDNYRRAFQDNEFAHAFIYTVEFTIVTTILINVAAFFVAYMFTKAMAGAKLFRSIFFMPNLIGGIVLGYIWQLLLNGVLAHWNISLTYNSKLGFWGMVILVCWQQIGYMMVIYIAGLQNVPNDLIEAAEVDGASPRQVLFNITLPMMMPSITVCSFLTVTNGFKMFDQNLALTNGAPSNTSELLALNIYRTFYSRPGFEGVGQAKAVVFLILVSIIAILQNWLTTSKETQA; this comes from the coding sequence ATGATTACAATGACTGGGCGCGCCATTCGGCGTTGGTGGCCGCTATTTGTTTTCCCAACGCTCGCCGCTTTCCTTATGGGATTCATCGTCCCTCTGATCGCCGGCATCTATCTTAGTTTCACCAAATTCACCACCATCACGGACGCCGTCTGGGTCGGATTCGACAATTACCGCAGGGCGTTCCAGGACAATGAGTTCGCCCACGCGTTCATTTACACCGTCGAGTTCACCATCGTCACGACCATACTCATCAACGTCGCCGCGTTCTTCGTCGCCTACATGTTCACCAAGGCGATGGCCGGCGCTAAGCTGTTCCGATCGATCTTCTTCATGCCCAACCTCATCGGCGGCATCGTGCTCGGCTATATCTGGCAGCTGCTGCTCAACGGCGTGCTGGCCCATTGGAACATCTCGCTGACCTACAACTCGAAACTAGGCTTCTGGGGCATGGTCATCCTGGTCTGTTGGCAGCAGATCGGCTACATGATGGTCATCTACATCGCCGGCCTGCAGAACGTGCCCAACGACCTGATCGAGGCGGCGGAGGTTGACGGGGCCTCGCCAAGGCAGGTGCTGTTCAATATCACCCTGCCGATGATGATGCCCAGCATCACCGTCTGCTCGTTCCTCACCGTCACCAACGGCTTCAAGATGTTCGACCAGAACCTCGCGCTGACCAACGGCGCGCCTTCCAACACTTCTGAGTTGCTGGCGCTCAATATCTACCGCACGTTCTACAGCCGCCCCGGATTCGAGGGTGTCGGCCAGGCCAAGGCCGTGGTGTTCCTGATCCTGGTTTCCATCATCGCCATCCTCCAGAACTGGTTGACGACAAGCAAGGAGACGCAAGCATGA
- a CDS encoding DUF4235 domain-containing protein, which translates to MRQNRLQDPDTLGDKIFKIVMPTVLGALAGKVFKTIWDSRVTNRRGPAGGDAAEDANQQGFVASIIFAAVSAAFSSVISTLGTRGSDALVTRRQNRRNGK; encoded by the coding sequence ATGCGTCAGAACCGTTTGCAAGACCCGGACACCTTGGGCGACAAAATCTTCAAGATCGTGATGCCTACTGTTCTGGGAGCGTTGGCCGGCAAGGTATTCAAAACCATTTGGGACAGCCGCGTCACCAATCGTCGCGGGCCGGCGGGCGGCGACGCGGCCGAAGACGCGAACCAGCAAGGCTTCGTCGCCAGCATCATTTTCGCGGCGGTTTCGGCGGCGTTCAGTTCCGTCATCTCGACACTCGGCACGCGCGGCTCGGATGCGCTGGTCACCCGCCGTCAGAACCGGCGTAACGGGAAATAG
- a CDS encoding nitroreductase family protein, with the protein MTESTNDLRTNETIETLLNRRSIRKFKPDAIDERTVATLEIVAQHAASSQYLQDWSAVRVEDQELKSAIAAICNQIYVAEAPLLYLFIADEHRNAAIATRKGVKVHSTEFTLNASYRFSQAQNDAVLALHAMETAAYSLDLGCVILGSVLNDASKLIELLHLPEFTYPVLGLAIGKPDQSPTLKPRMERDDQFFVDRYPADDEQLLHGLDDFDTVVHKYYDLRNTSRPVDAFSDQIANNAVDTGVFNRAVKPVAEAQGFRLDH; encoded by the coding sequence ATGACTGAATCAACAAACGATCTTCGCACCAATGAGACCATCGAAACACTGCTCAACCGCCGCTCGATCCGCAAGTTCAAGCCGGACGCCATCGACGAGCGGACCGTCGCCACGCTTGAGATCGTCGCGCAGCACGCCGCCTCCAGCCAATATCTGCAGGACTGGTCGGCCGTGCGCGTTGAGGACCAGGAGCTCAAAAGCGCCATCGCGGCGATCTGCAACCAGATTTACGTGGCCGAGGCGCCGTTGCTTTACCTTTTCATCGCCGACGAGCACCGCAACGCCGCCATCGCCACGCGCAAGGGAGTCAAGGTCCACTCCACCGAATTCACGCTCAACGCGAGCTACCGCTTCTCGCAAGCCCAGAACGACGCCGTGCTCGCGCTGCACGCCATGGAAACGGCGGCATATTCGCTCGATCTAGGCTGCGTCATCCTCGGCTCCGTGCTCAATGACGCCAGCAAGCTCATCGAATTGCTGCATCTGCCCGAATTCACCTACCCGGTGCTGGGCCTCGCCATCGGCAAGCCCGACCAATCGCCGACCTTGAAGCCACGCATGGAACGCGATGACCAGTTCTTCGTCGACCGCTACCCCGCCGATGACGAGCAACTGCTCCACGGACTCGACGACTTCGACACTGTGGTCCATAAGTATTACGATTTGCGCAACACCTCGCGTCCGGTGGACGCCTTCAGCGACCAGATCGCCAACAACGCCGTCGACACCGGCGTCTTCAACCGCGCCGTCAAGCCGGTCGCCGAGGCCCAAGGCTTCCGCCTCGACCACTGA
- a CDS encoding histidine phosphatase family protein: protein MSNFLTSGEGASKPGYLVLLRHGQTAWSLSGQYTGRTDVPLNEDGRRQALAGGKRLREVFPEGFGRGHIFSSPLRRASETAQLAGYSDFETLDDLMEWDYGGAEGRRREEVSDILGHDWCVWDEGPEMLPDTMAGDWTCTLPSRETVDVHNGPGETVDEAAARARRVIAKVTPLILAGHNVLLVAHAHILRIVTTQWLRADPHSGRLLRLDTAHHSVLGYYKDDPVIVRWNV from the coding sequence ATGAGTAATTTCCTTACTTCAGGCGAAGGGGCCTCGAAACCCGGTTATTTGGTATTGCTGCGCCATGGTCAGACGGCGTGGAGTCTCAGCGGACAGTACACAGGACGTACGGACGTGCCGTTGAATGAGGACGGCCGGCGGCAGGCGCTGGCTGGTGGCAAACGGTTGCGTGAGGTGTTTCCCGAGGGCTTCGGCCGCGGGCATATCTTTTCCAGTCCGTTGCGTCGTGCCAGCGAGACCGCGCAATTGGCCGGTTATTCCGATTTTGAGACGCTTGACGATTTGATGGAATGGGATTATGGCGGTGCCGAGGGCCGCAGACGTGAGGAAGTGAGCGATATTTTAGGGCACGATTGGTGCGTTTGGGACGAAGGCCCCGAGATGCTGCCCGATACCATGGCGGGTGATTGGACCTGCACGCTTCCCAGCCGGGAGACGGTGGATGTCCACAATGGTCCCGGCGAAACCGTCGATGAGGCGGCCGCACGCGCGCGTCGCGTGATTGCCAAGGTGACCCCGCTGATCCTCGCCGGCCACAACGTCCTGCTCGTTGCACACGCCCACATCCTGCGCATCGTCACCACCCAATGGCTGCGTGCCGACCCCCATTCCGGTCGTCTGCTTCGCCTTGACACCGCCCATCACTCGGTCCTCGGCTACTACAAAGACGACCCCGTCATCGTCCGCTGGAATGTGTGA
- a CDS encoding TIM-barrel domain-containing protein encodes MSAFPQPRTNPAMDPAATIQGDKWRIGVITDSLLRLEWQEQGEFEDNATQVVVNRNWGAKPQFTKIVIDGQLVVDTPHLRLTYDMGPFSKEGLSVVAKGIRYSQANTWNYGDAQYGNLGGTARTLDGADGAVPLGDGVLSKNGWAVIDDSKSNLIAEVPEVRGQKNPFKTWIQPRAHGGIDIYVFAYGHRYIDAIGDFYRLTGETPLLPRFTLGNWWSRYHKYSESEYLDLMDRFDRERLPFTTAVIDMDWHRVDDIDPKYGSGWTGYSWNRKLFPDPPRFLSGLHKRGMKVTLNVHPRDGIRGYEDQYAEVATAMGIDPKSDLPVSFDLTSSKFMQAYFKLHHQLEDEGVDFWWLDWQQGGVTRQKGLDPLWMLNHLHYLDSARDGRWPLTFSRFAGPGSHRYPVGFSGDTIVTWKSLQFQPYFTATASNIGYGWWSHDIGGHMFGFRDEQLEARWYQLGAFSPINRLHSTESPFNGKEPWNFHPGVREAMSDALRLRQELIPYLYTMNWRAHAQGRPLVEPMYWQSPENLEAYSVPNEFRFGTELIAAPITEPMDDSAQRAKADVWLPQGTWFDFFTGRRYEAKNAMGRKLEAWRGLQSMPVFAKAGAIVPMQALDSDNGRINSVDNPRHLRVLVFPGADGSFDLYEDDGIHDDGSVSAVTAIRYESALEGGKGSRLSITRPTGRPECLPESRSWTFVFRGVKQGNVAAVSVDGAKVDADCEYDERTSSLSVRVNEVSQGAKIRVDFARQLAYAADGCLEDAYQVLYDAQIGYRAKDTAFPILKQYGKYALPSLYSMGAGKAVSDDTYLPDAVIRAVAEHLLRVEE; translated from the coding sequence ATGTCGGCATTCCCGCAACCAAGGACAAATCCGGCCATGGATCCAGCCGCCACCATTCAGGGGGATAAGTGGAGGATAGGCGTCATCACGGATTCATTGCTTCGTCTTGAATGGCAGGAGCAAGGCGAATTCGAGGACAACGCGACGCAGGTTGTCGTCAACCGAAATTGGGGCGCCAAACCGCAATTCACCAAAATCGTCATCGACGGCCAACTCGTCGTCGACACCCCCCATCTGCGCCTCACTTACGACATGGGTCCCTTCAGCAAGGAGGGCTTGAGCGTCGTCGCCAAGGGGATTCGCTATTCCCAGGCGAACACATGGAATTATGGCGATGCGCAATATGGCAATCTGGGCGGGACCGCGCGCACCCTCGACGGCGCCGACGGCGCGGTGCCCCTGGGCGATGGCGTGCTTTCGAAAAACGGATGGGCGGTCATCGACGACTCGAAGTCGAACCTCATCGCCGAAGTGCCGGAGGTCCGCGGGCAGAAGAACCCGTTCAAGACCTGGATCCAACCCCGTGCGCACGGCGGCATCGACATCTATGTTTTCGCTTACGGCCATCGCTACATCGACGCGATCGGCGATTTCTACCGGCTCACCGGCGAGACGCCGCTGCTTCCCCGTTTCACGCTCGGCAATTGGTGGAGCCGTTACCACAAATACTCGGAATCCGAGTATCTGGACCTGATGGACCGCTTCGACCGGGAGAGGCTGCCGTTCACCACCGCGGTCATCGACATGGACTGGCACCGCGTCGACGACATCGACCCCAAGTATGGTTCCGGCTGGACCGGCTATTCGTGGAACCGCAAGCTCTTTCCCGATCCGCCCCGGTTCCTTTCCGGTCTGCACAAGCGCGGCATGAAAGTGACGCTGAACGTCCATCCCCGCGATGGCATCCGTGGTTACGAGGACCAGTACGCCGAAGTCGCCACGGCCATGGGCATCGACCCCAAAAGCGATCTGCCGGTCAGCTTCGACCTGACCAGCTCGAAATTCATGCAGGCGTATTTCAAGCTGCACCACCAGCTGGAAGACGAAGGCGTCGATTTCTGGTGGCTGGATTGGCAGCAGGGCGGCGTGACCAGGCAGAAGGGCTTGGACCCGCTGTGGATGCTCAACCACCTGCACTACTTGGATTCCGCGCGTGACGGCCGATGGCCGTTGACCTTCTCCCGTTTCGCCGGCCCCGGTTCGCATCGTTACCCGGTGGGCTTCTCCGGCGACACGATCGTCACCTGGAAATCGTTGCAATTCCAGCCTTATTTCACCGCCACGGCCAGCAATATCGGCTATGGCTGGTGGAGCCACGACATCGGCGGCCACATGTTCGGCTTCCGCGACGAGCAGCTGGAGGCGCGCTGGTACCAGCTGGGCGCGTTCAGCCCAATCAACCGCTTGCATTCCACGGAATCCCCGTTCAACGGCAAGGAACCTTGGAATTTCCATCCGGGGGTCAGGGAGGCCATGTCGGACGCGTTGCGCCTGCGGCAGGAGCTCATCCCGTACCTCTACACGATGAACTGGCGCGCGCACGCGCAGGGTCGGCCTTTGGTCGAACCGATGTATTGGCAGAGCCCGGAGAACCTTGAGGCGTATAGCGTACCCAACGAGTTCAGGTTCGGCACCGAGCTCATCGCGGCGCCGATCACCGAGCCTATGGACGATTCCGCCCAGCGGGCCAAAGCCGATGTCTGGCTTCCGCAGGGGACTTGGTTCGATTTCTTCACCGGGCGCAGGTACGAGGCCAAGAACGCGATGGGCCGCAAGCTCGAAGCCTGGCGTGGCCTGCAGAGCATGCCGGTGTTCGCCAAGGCAGGCGCCATCGTGCCGATGCAAGCGCTTGATTCCGACAACGGTCGCATCAATTCCGTCGATAATCCGCGCCATCTGCGCGTGCTGGTCTTCCCCGGCGCCGACGGCTCCTTCGACCTTTACGAGGATGACGGCATCCACGACGATGGTTCCGTATCGGCCGTCACGGCAATCCGTTACGAGTCCGCCCTCGAAGGCGGCAAAGGCTCGCGCCTGAGCATCACGCGCCCGACAGGACGGCCGGAATGTCTTCCGGAGTCTCGTAGCTGGACTTTCGTCTTCCGCGGCGTCAAGCAGGGCAACGTTGCCGCGGTCAGCGTCGACGGGGCCAAAGTCGATGCGGATTGCGAATACGACGAGCGAACCTCAAGCCTGAGCGTGCGCGTCAACGAGGTCTCCCAAGGCGCCAAGATTCGTGTCGATTTCGCCCGCCAGCTTGCCTACGCCGCGGATGGTTGCCTTGAAGACGCCTACCAAGTCCTTTATGACGCCCAGATCGGGTATCGCGCCAAGGACACCGCCTTCCCCATCCTCAAGCAGTACGGCAAATACGCGCTTCCCTCGCTCTACAGCATGGGTGCCGGAAAGGCCGTTTCGGACGACACCTACCTTCCCGATGCCGTGATCCGCGCCGTCGCGGAACATCTCCTGCGCGTCGAGGAGTAA
- a CDS encoding carbohydrate ABC transporter permease translates to MNTKIKHGPFWTTLFAIISLAWIFPIVLVLINSFKKKVFISTDTFKLPTGKMNAGLSNYTDGIAKTSFFSSFLWSLIITLGTVVFILICTSMCAWWIVRVNTVFAKFIYVFFLLDMIVPFQMVMYPLSKLADMSNLNTPWGLWFIYLGFGAGLPVFIFTGVVKSIPQEIEEAAMIDGASTLRTFFTIVVPMMKPTIISVAILETMWVWNDYLLPYLTLDMQRFKTIPITIQYLRGGYGTVDMGAMMACLVLAIIPIMIFYVLCQKYIIGGIAAGAVKG, encoded by the coding sequence ATGAACACGAAAATCAAGCATGGTCCGTTCTGGACCACCCTGTTCGCCATCATCTCGCTGGCATGGATCTTCCCCATCGTTCTGGTGCTGATCAACTCCTTCAAGAAGAAGGTCTTCATCTCCACCGACACGTTCAAACTCCCCACCGGGAAGATGAACGCGGGTTTGAGCAATTACACTGATGGCATCGCGAAAACCAGCTTCTTCTCCAGCTTCCTGTGGTCGCTGATCATCACACTCGGCACGGTCGTGTTCATCCTCATCTGCACCTCGATGTGCGCCTGGTGGATCGTGCGCGTCAACACCGTGTTCGCCAAGTTCATCTACGTGTTCTTCCTCTTGGACATGATCGTCCCGTTCCAGATGGTGATGTACCCACTCTCGAAACTGGCCGATATGAGCAACCTGAACACCCCTTGGGGCTTGTGGTTCATCTATCTGGGCTTCGGCGCGGGCCTGCCGGTGTTCATCTTCACCGGTGTGGTCAAGTCGATCCCGCAGGAAATCGAGGAGGCCGCGATGATCGACGGCGCCAGCACGCTGCGCACTTTCTTCACCATCGTGGTCCCCATGATGAAGCCGACCATCATCTCCGTGGCCATCCTTGAGACCATGTGGGTGTGGAACGACTACCTGCTGCCGTACCTGACGCTCGATATGCAACGCTTCAAGACCATCCCGATCACGATCCAGTACCTGCGCGGCGGGTATGGAACCGTGGATATGGGCGCGATGATGGCCTGCCTCGTGCTGGCGATCATCCCCATCATGATCTTCTACGTGCTCTGCCAGAAGTACATCATCGGCGGCATCGCCGCAGGTGCTGTGAAGGGCTGA